From the genome of Rhinatrema bivittatum chromosome 11, aRhiBiv1.1, whole genome shotgun sequence:
cccatgcagctaatgccagtaataagaagtggctattccctatagGCTGGATATTCAaagacgtgccaattttataacgtgtgcgtcggcacatgcatgttacaaaatacgtTTCCCGCACATACAGTCAAgccagattttaatgtctgcGCATGCATGGCCAGGCAGATGGCCTTCTCCATGCACAGGggtggaattttaaaaggcaacaCATGGCAActtgagtagggcttccccagttccctatacccctacctatccttcctaccctttcccctctcctccctgacccctaaccccttcctaactACTcacgggtttttttgttttgtttctcacTGCTCCTCTGGAGTAGAAGTAACCTCCACGTGCCGGCCAGCGGCCGGTGCACGCTTTCCTGGGACAGCAATGTGGGTCAGTTTGCAGTTCATTCTTGTAGATCCTGCTGCAGTTCGGCCAATTATTACTCTACAACGTGGTGGGGACATGGTCTGGCCTGTCATTTCAGGCTCACTCCATGCTGCTGACAGGACACAGGCTGAAAAAGTTCAGGAGCAGACTTTCAGATGTTTTATTTCATTGGGTTTTAGAACGCCTTTGCATGGGTTGCTTGCCACCCCGGTGAATAAGCTGGGCTCATAGGGAAGGACCCTTCACCTCTGAAGGCAGTTACTTCTCAGGTCATGTCGCATGAATCAGGACTGGATATGGCGCTCACGGGCAGTGCTATGGTGGTGCCCCTTTCAAGCCAGCACATGGGCCTAAAGCAAGCAGAGCAGACTCTTCTGTGGCCTGgtgatttggcaccctaggcagttaCCCTCACCTAAATCTGTAGCCGGTTCCCACCCACCAGCAAAATCACAGGAGTGACCAGTCCTGTCATACTAACCAAGAAGAAAGGTCTGGCACAGGAATACGATCACTACCAGGAGCTGCTCGGAAAATTGAGCAGTCACACAGAAACACAAGTGGCTAGTTAGTCACTAGATAGCATCACACAGACTTAACTAGCTTTTTACTAAATGCAGGGGGGGAAAGCCTTCTGTAACTAGTTACTATATTAGAGACATCTCTAATAACTGCATAAGGAGGGGAATGTTATAATGAGGTGTCCCGATAACCAGGCACAGAGACTTTATAAGCAGGGAAATATGAGAACTAAGGCTTccgattttaggttttaaccaataaacactgataaaatactccctggtgaaaaaaaaaatcaaatcagtcTTTCTTGGATAAAACACTCACTCTCCCCCTACTCAACGCATTCCCTTCTGCCTGACTTAAGACCTATCGCTTTGTCTTTCCACCTTTTCTGTGCTGACGGCTCCTGAGCTGCACAAATTCTTATCGGCCAACAGGTCTCTAAGTCGCTTCCTCCTCCCGCTAGCTCAGGAAAGCCCTGAAGAACACCAGAAGAACAGAAAATGTGCTACAAGGGtttatcgagcccagcatcctctttcagACAGTGGCCGATCCGAGTCACTGAGAAGTAACTAGCAGATCACAAGCAGCAGGATCCAATTCCTTGGGACTCACGCCCAGGGACAAGCGGTGGCTTTCCCCaaatccacctggctaataactggttatggacttttccttcagaaacttgtccacaTCCCTTTCAAACCGGGTATGCTatttgccttaaccacatcctccagcaatgaatgcCACAGCTTAACtgagtgctgagtgaaaaaatactttttccaatttgttttaaatctgttatctGCTAGCTTcacagtgccccctagtccatggaccatctgaaagaataaataactgttccctatttatctgaaccactcatgattttataaacctctgtcaaaTCCCCTCTCAGTCCTCACTTCTCCACGCTGAAAAGCCCTAAGGTGTTTTAACTTTTCTTcacaagggagccattccatccctctTTCTAGCTCTGCTCTATCTTTTTCGAGATGGGCaactagaactgtacacagtactcaaagtgcaatCGCACCATAGACCTATCCAGAGGCATTAGGATGCtttcaattttattctccattcctttccataCAATtcctatagttaggattattttttcctatgtgcatcactttacccttgtccacattcaatttcatttgccatttagatgcccagttccccagtcttgtaaggtccttctgcagtttctcaaTCTGTTAATGTTTTAAGTACTTTGAAGAtgtttgtgtcatctgtaaatgtaatcacttcactcattgctcccttttccagatcatattaaaaagtacaggtcccagtacaaatcTCTCAGGGACTCCACTATCTACCCTCTCCagtgggaaaactgaccatttagacctaTTCTTTGTTTCTTATCTGTTAACCAGTTACAAAGCCACAGTAAGATCTTGTCCCCTAGtgcatgactttttagttttctgcagagtgtctcatgagggattttatcaaacgccttctgaaaatccagatacactacatctatcggttcacctttatccacgtggttacttacaccttcaaagaatgctaatagattagtaaggcaTGCTGGCTCTTCCCTGTTTATAAAACCTCTAAAATAGCTACCCCCCCAATTTCTAAGTAATAAACACCTCTAAATAGAAGCCATAGTTATAATGATGTTACTATGTCCACGGTCCTGGTACCCAAAGGACAAGGACTTTCTAAGCTGGTTTGACCTTACGCATTTCATAACTAGATGCTTCGTGTCCCTGCTTGTATTAATTAAAGCTGAGCCCTGGGAGCTGTGCATGTCAGTCACAAACACGGCTTCCGGGAGGAGGACAAACTGTGAGTGATCCCAAAGACAGGAGTGCAAAACAAGGGCACGTTAATTGGTGCTAAATTACCATTCCAGTCTCATGGTACATGGTTCCAAATTACAGATGTGTTAATTACACATGATTTCAGCTGAATAAATGAGCAGTGCTGGAAGGAACTGCAGCGAGCTCCTGCCCGGCTACCTCACAGGACGGAATGCAGCCAATGTGCGGCCTCTCGGGGTCCCCTAACCCCTAGAGAGGACTCACAATGATGGATCCTGTCGTCAGCATCGGAACAGAGCTTTGGCActcaccctgcccccttcccgatTACTGGGAACTTCTACGATTCCCCAGGTGGCTGCAGGGTAGGTTGCCAACTAGCTCATCAAGTCACAGTTTTATACGGGGCCGGTGCTCTCATTAGATGAAGCTATGTGGCTGCCTCGAGCGCCACACTTGGAGGGGCGGCAAAATCACAGGAGGCCCAGGGCTGTTGGCAGAGCCTGTCCCATTGGCAGTGAAGAGCATGGGATGAGGCCCAGGGGTGCTAGCAAAGCCCATTTCACCAGCAGCAGAAAGGTCCAGGATCTGCAACCGGTAAGAAAAGTACAAGGCTGAAGGTTagctagggcatctaataccccgCCGAGTGCATGcatttgtagtcttgcttttcttagggataTCACTAGGGACACCAAAAGTAAAGTCCATGTAGGTAGGACTGGATTaatctatcctgaaaatctgtagCCAGTTGTTAACCATACTGTAGAGTCACCAAGAGGCTTCAGCCGCTCTAagtcagagcttcccaaacctggcctgGTGAACCCacacccagttgagttttcaggagatCTACAATAAATGAGCACAAGATAAAGTTTGCAAATCCTGGGTCTCCagggtatgcaaatgtatctcatgcatattcagtttggatatcctaaaaaacccAGCTGGCAATGGGGGTCATGCCATGTGGGCAGATTTGGGAATTCCTGCTGACAGCTTTAGGCAGACACAGATCCAGATGCTTCCCAGAAAGCACGGCCTGTTCCCTTCCTCACCCCCACTGGTGCATGGCCTGGCAGAACATTTCGGCAGCCTAGAGGGCAGGAATATGCCCACCGAAGAGAGAGGATAGAGCCTTTATCTTGTCTTTCACATGTGTGGTAAACCACAGCAGATCACCCAGAGAAAGCCTGCACTGGTGAACCACCAATTGTCAGAGCTAGTTTTGACTGTGCGCACTAAAatgcaaccctcccccccccagcgcCACCTGTAAGATTAATTATGGCATTCAGAAAACACGCAACTCTTTCTCAATTTCTTTCAGAAGGAAGGTGTAGTTAATCAAGCTGTCATGGAGCAGCAGTGCTATCGGACATGAAACATCAGTGCCCTCCGTGGCAGGCTGGagtgtttattttaaaatatttaatatataaaACTATTTGTCAAGcaggtgcaggaaaaaaaaaaagtgtccaggAGAGGATGCAGCGCAGCAGGAAGGAGCAGAAGGTGACTCCAGACTGGGTCCGCGTCTCAGCACTCCACCCCGTAGCGGTCAAAGTGCCGCAGCAGCACTCCCAGCTGCAGGTGCACCTTTCCCATAGCTGTGGTCTGCAGGCGGTAGCGGTCGGCCCCGCTGTAGATCAAGTCACTATTTTTCAGCTGCAGCCCGCCTCCGACAAAGAGCTGGGAGAGCTGCTCCTGCCAGGAGCCCTGGGGCCGCCAGGTCACACATTCCAACTGGTGGAGGCCAGGGCCAGATGGCACGTGGCAGAAGCCGTAGCCGTACAGCTCGTTGCGGCCAAAGGAGTCCTGGTGCCACACCTGCAGGTACAACTTCGGCCAACCTAGGGGAAAACAAGAGCAAGCAGCTGTCAGGCCAAAGTGCTGGCACTCGCTCTTCCATTCACAGCATCCCCACGTgcaaaaggaagaggagggagaataTTTTGAAGAGCCCTGTGTTATTTGCACTTTTAGCCCACATACAATgcagtcagttttcaaaaggggaaACTACACGCATTGCTCCCCCTTTAACAATCAGCGGCTGCAAACTGCAGGTGCCAAAACCACTGGAGGCTCCTGCACCTGCCATTTGCGTGGGGGACAGAGAGGAGGCACAATAGATCCCTGGACGTTTGTCACGCACAGGCACTGCTTTATTCCCTCAACCTCCACACAGCCCCAGGAACGCCCCCCATTTTAGTGCGGTGAAGGGTGCACACATTGTGTACAATCCCCAGACTTTTTTAGCAGCAGAAAgggctttgaaagttgccctttCGATGAATAATGAGATCTGGATAGAAGCATGATCTGTGCAACAGCAGCAGTACTGGGAGCCGTTCCACGGGGAGCCTCAGCCTGCTCGCCGACACGTGCAGGCCTTGCAGAGGATTTGCCCCATGTAACAGAAGGTAACAGGGGGCAAATATGCACACAGGGCATGGGGGCTCCCtgaagggagaagaagaaaaggcgTTAGGAGAGAGGCTGAGCAACGGAGCAGAGAGCAGCAGTAAGACTGAGGTTAACTTAAGCAAGAGAAAGTGGTGGGGTGTGATCTGTCTATAATGCTTAGCTTTTATCGGGGGCTCCCTAGTTTTAACAGATTTATCCTTAGAGTTCTTATTTCTAGCATTTAAAGTAAGGCCCCACATAGCATCTCACAAGCCCTGCTGAGGATTGTTCACCTAAGGGACGTTCTCCCTTTCTTGCAAGTTAATTTAAAAGCCTTGTGATGCTTTTAGCGCCTTTCTGTGTCCAGCACGTGAGCGGCAGTGTTTTCCAACACAGAGGCAGAAAAGACAAAGCGGATTAAATCCAGAATCCCAATTAAATTAGTAaattgcattataaaaaaaaaaaaagacaaaagaaataaGAAAGCAAAAAGACTCCCTTGCAGCCGAGACAAGAGCCATAATGATGTGAAATTAATTCGCAGTGGAGAGGGGCCCTGGGATTTCTTGTCTGAAACTGTTTGCTCACTGAGCCATGAGCGATGAATTGCTTAATCTCCCTGTAACACCCTGcacttctgctttgaaaattaaaaaaacaaaacacccagaAGGGCAGAGCATAGGAAATGGAGCTTTCACGAAACATTCTTGGAAATAAAGCAAGCAATCCTTCCCTTTGGGCTGGACACCAGAACCTCATAAGGACACAGGATGGAAAAAGCTGATACAGAGCCAACAGCACCTTGCTGCCGCAAATGCCTGGCGCAATCATCCTAACTTCATgcatcctgctccctctctggccatatttgCATCCTGCCTAAAAACCACCTTAAATCCTGATCACGGCTCTGTTGATTTTAACTGTTATTTCTATACTGGAGtgaaggttcaaatcctgctcctcCCATAGAttctccttgtgacctcgggtaattcactttactctccatagaaaaaaaaagaggctccTTGTGAAACTAGGAGGAGGGAAGCTCAAAGGGACTATGCCAAAATCCTTCTTTACCAAGAGGGCAGCGGGTGCCTGTATTGCCAGCAGCCGAGGCAGTCCTAACCAGAACAGTAACAGAGTTCAGGTATGCCTGGGATGGAGCATggcaggggggggaggaagtAAGGTCTGAGGTGACAGAGTAGGTAAGGAGCAAGTGGATGGACAAATATTCTGTTACTGTGTTCTGCTAGTGGGCTGTATGCAGAGAGAGCCTCATTAACCTTCCC
Proteins encoded in this window:
- the B9D2 gene encoding B9 domain-containing protein 2 isoform X1, with the translated sequence MAEVHIIGQIVGASGFPQHSLFCKWGIHAGGAWKLLSGVAEGQTQVDNPQNEEMAFWSHPIDIHFATKGLQGWPKLYLQVWHQDSFGRNELYGYGFCHVPSGPGLHQLECVTWRPQGSWQEQLSQLFVGGGLQLKNSDLIYSGADRYRLQTTAMGKVHLQLGVLLRHFDRYGVEC
- the B9D2 gene encoding B9 domain-containing protein 2 isoform X2 codes for the protein MFLCSYAGLTSVAFPFLSCGKKSSSCHKQCGAWKLLSGVAEGQTQVDNPQNEEMAFWSHPIDIHFATKGLQGWPKLYLQVWHQDSFGRNELYGYGFCHVPSGPGLHQLECVTWRPQGSWQEQLSQLFVGGGLQLKNSDLIYSGADRYRLQTTAMGKVHLQLGVLLRHFDRYGVEC